One segment of Bradyrhizobium sp. CB2312 DNA contains the following:
- the istA gene encoding IS21 family transposase has translation MQVVLPPRGITRVPGRHITDHQMRLYMKYRQTDSPPVAAAKASFSASTAYRIERDPRFPSQRKAPRGRRRPDPLSDVFETEIVPILKAAPGLRPVAVFEEMLRRHPDLGSGIRRTLERRIRAWRAIHGEEQEVIFRQTHEPGQLGLSDFTDMDELGVTIAGAPLDHRLYHFRLAYCGFEHAHVVLGGESFVALAEGLQNALWSLGGAPREHRTDSLSAAFCNLDRDARDDLTQRYEALCAHYGMRPSRNNRGVAHENGSIEGPHGHLKRAIADALLLRGTVDFDDLATYRGFIDEIVSRRNARNAKRIDSERVVLQELPDRRTSDYEEVIVRVTSSGGFTLRKVFYTVPSRLIGHRLRVRLYDDRLDVFVGGTHLVTLPRGRPHPNGKYDQVVDYRHVIHSLRRKPMALLNLVYRDRLFPRDAYRKTFDRLRERLPDKKACRIMVDLLALAHERGCETELADQLTADLEAGRLPDLNRLRAHFAPDPANLPNVVVQLVPLATYECLIGTAETGGAA, from the coding sequence ATGCAAGTGGTTCTTCCGCCAAGAGGAATCACTCGCGTGCCCGGCCGACACATCACAGATCACCAGATGAGGCTCTACATGAAGTACCGTCAGACCGATAGCCCGCCAGTGGCGGCGGCCAAGGCATCATTCAGTGCGTCGACCGCCTATCGGATCGAGAGAGACCCCCGATTTCCATCGCAAAGGAAGGCGCCCCGCGGCCGGCGACGGCCGGACCCGCTGAGCGACGTGTTCGAGACCGAGATCGTCCCGATCTTGAAGGCGGCACCTGGCTTACGGCCGGTGGCGGTGTTCGAGGAGATGCTACGGCGTCATCCGGATCTCGGCAGCGGTATCCGTCGTACCCTGGAACGTCGGATCCGTGCATGGCGGGCGATCCACGGCGAGGAGCAGGAGGTGATCTTCCGCCAAACCCACGAGCCTGGCCAACTCGGCCTCTCCGACTTCACAGACATGGACGAGTTGGGTGTTACGATTGCGGGTGCACCGCTCGATCATCGTCTCTATCACTTCCGTTTGGCCTATTGCGGGTTCGAGCACGCCCATGTCGTGCTTGGCGGCGAGAGCTTTGTTGCCTTGGCCGAAGGCCTGCAGAATGCCCTCTGGTCGCTCGGTGGGGCGCCGCGGGAGCATCGGACCGACAGTCTGTCGGCCGCATTCTGCAATCTCGATCGTGATGCACGGGACGATCTGACGCAGCGATACGAGGCCCTTTGTGCCCATTACGGCATGCGGCCTTCCCGCAACAATCGAGGTGTTGCTCACGAGAATGGTTCGATCGAAGGGCCCCACGGTCATCTCAAGCGAGCAATCGCGGATGCCTTGCTGCTGCGCGGAACTGTCGACTTCGATGATCTTGCCACCTATCGCGGCTTCATCGACGAGATCGTCAGCCGCCGTAATGCCCGCAACGCCAAGCGGATCGATAGCGAGCGCGTGGTGTTGCAGGAGCTGCCCGATCGGCGCACCTCCGACTACGAAGAGGTGATCGTCCGCGTGACATCGTCCGGCGGCTTCACCCTGCGCAAGGTGTTCTACACGGTGCCATCGCGCCTGATCGGTCACCGGCTGCGGGTGCGCCTTTACGATGATCGTCTCGACGTGTTCGTCGGCGGCACCCATCTCGTCACCCTGCCGCGTGGGCGGCCGCATCCCAATGGCAAGTACGACCAGGTCGTCGATTATCGGCACGTGATCCATTCCCTGCGGCGCAAGCCGATGGCGCTTCTCAATCTGGTCTACCGAGATCGGCTGTTCCCGCGCGATGCCTATCGGAAGACCTTCGATCGCTTGCGCGAACGCTTGCCGGACAAAAAAGCCTGCCGGATCATGGTCGATCTCCTCGCGCTCGCTCATGAACGCGGCTGCGAGACCGAACTCGCCGATCAGCTCACCGCCGACCTCGAGGCCGGCCGACTGCCCGACCTCAACCGGCTACGTGCTCACTTCGCCCCCGATCCCGCCAACCTGCCGAACGTCGTGGTGCAGCTCGTGCCGCTTGCGACCTACGAATGCCTCATCGGTACCGCCGAGACCGGAGGTGCCGCATGA
- a CDS encoding nucleotide-binding protein translates to MARKPPETTYRPAELSIEQIQRAIPRLERRIADLKNLNTSGMHDRGGPAIQAIKVSIEQTLEEVFGAYTTEYKRYSPAAILSGGPIIVGRGSSIDHRPYYERSRLASIALLEQAVQSLIERRDDLVGVQTVVVEDEGQDEVEVSNRIFVVHGRDGEHRETVARFLGQLGLEAVILHEQPNKGRALITKFQEVAADIGFAVVLMTPDDLGGIRDGEQHLRARQNVIFELGFFIGALGADRVAALVSPQVERPSDFDGVVYISLEGEWRLPLCRELRAAGYDVDLNKVL, encoded by the coding sequence ATGGCACGTAAACCACCAGAAACAACCTACCGGCCCGCAGAGTTGAGCATCGAGCAAATCCAGCGCGCTATTCCAAGACTGGAGAGGAGGATTGCTGATCTGAAAAACCTGAACACGTCTGGAATGCACGACCGGGGAGGTCCAGCAATCCAAGCCATTAAGGTTTCGATTGAGCAAACTCTGGAAGAGGTCTTTGGCGCGTACACAACAGAATACAAGCGGTACAGTCCGGCAGCAATTTTGTCGGGCGGGCCGATAATCGTCGGCCGAGGATCGTCGATCGACCACCGCCCGTACTACGAAAGGAGCCGTCTGGCGTCGATAGCTCTTCTGGAGCAGGCAGTGCAGAGCTTGATTGAGCGCAGAGACGACCTCGTTGGTGTTCAAACTGTCGTTGTTGAAGACGAAGGACAGGATGAAGTCGAGGTCTCCAACAGGATTTTTGTTGTCCACGGTCGAGACGGCGAGCACCGGGAAACAGTGGCTCGCTTTCTCGGGCAACTCGGGCTCGAAGCCGTCATTCTTCATGAGCAGCCGAATAAGGGACGGGCGCTGATTACAAAGTTTCAGGAGGTTGCTGCCGACATTGGATTTGCGGTCGTCTTAATGACCCCAGATGACTTGGGAGGTATTCGGGATGGCGAGCAGCATCTTCGCGCGCGTCAGAACGTGATCTTTGAGCTGGGCTTCTTCATCGGGGCGCTGGGGGCGGACCGGGTGGCTGCATTGGTGAGCCCCCAGGTAGAACGTCCATCGGACTTCGATGGAGTTGTTTACATCTCATTGGAGGGTGAGTGGCGGCTTCCCTTGTGTAGAGAGCTTCGTGCGGCCGGTTATGATGTTGATCTTAACAAGGTTCTTTGA
- a CDS encoding recombinase family protein encodes MQRAPLITYIRVSTSAQGRSGLGIEAQRHALAHFANAEGYEVVREFVEVETGKGSDALDRRPQLKAALAAARKLRCHVAVAKLDRLSRDVHFISGLMAHKVPFVVAELGPDVDPFVLHLFAALAEKERALISTRTRQALSAAKARGVTLGNPKLHVARRGAVEAVKAEADRYAANVLPIIREAQKAGASTLRQIADALNARGIPTARGGRWYAQSVANVLERG; translated from the coding sequence ATGCAACGCGCGCCGCTCATCACCTATATCCGCGTGTCCACCTCGGCTCAGGGGCGCTCAGGCTTGGGCATTGAAGCGCAACGGCACGCCCTCGCTCACTTCGCGAATGCCGAGGGATACGAAGTGGTACGTGAGTTTGTTGAGGTGGAGACAGGCAAGGGCTCGGACGCTCTCGACCGCCGACCGCAGCTCAAGGCTGCCTTGGCCGCCGCACGGAAACTGAGGTGCCACGTCGCTGTAGCAAAGCTGGACCGGCTCAGCCGGGACGTACACTTCATTTCCGGCCTCATGGCGCACAAGGTGCCTTTTGTGGTCGCTGAGTTGGGGCCCGATGTCGATCCGTTCGTGCTCCACCTGTTCGCCGCATTGGCTGAGAAGGAGCGCGCGCTCATCTCCACCCGCACAAGGCAGGCCCTATCGGCGGCTAAGGCACGCGGTGTCACCTTGGGCAATCCTAAGCTCCATGTTGCTCGCAGGGGCGCTGTGGAGGCTGTGAAGGCCGAGGCCGACCGCTACGCTGCGAATGTGCTGCCGATCATCCGCGAGGCCCAGAAGGCCGGTGCGAGCACGCTGCGGCAGATTGCCGACGCATTGAATGCGCGCGGTATCCCTACGGCTCGTGGCGGACGCTGGTACGCGCAGTCCGTAGCTAACGTGCTGGAGCGGGGTTGA
- the istB gene encoding IS21-like element helper ATPase IstB: MSVTNTVDAARLNLLLNELRLPAIKVLWAQFAEQSDKEGWPAGRFLATIAEHEIAERGRRRIERHLVEARLPAGKTFDSFDFEAVPMISKAQVMALAAGDSWLGKGANLLLFGPPGGGKSHLAAAIGLALIENGWRVLFTRTTDLVQKLQLARRELNLEAAINRLDRFDLLILDDLAYVTKDQAETSVLFELISARYERRSMLITANQPFGEWNRVFPDPAMTLAAIDRLVHHATIVEMNVESYRRRTALERKRGPGRPPSHATPKTVAD, encoded by the coding sequence ATGAGCGTAACGAACACGGTGGATGCCGCGCGCCTCAATCTGTTGCTCAATGAGCTCCGGCTGCCTGCCATCAAGGTGCTGTGGGCGCAATTTGCCGAACAGTCCGACAAGGAAGGCTGGCCGGCCGGCCGCTTCCTCGCGACCATCGCCGAGCACGAGATCGCCGAACGCGGCCGCCGTCGGATCGAACGACACCTTGTCGAAGCACGTTTGCCCGCCGGAAAGACCTTCGACAGCTTCGACTTCGAAGCCGTGCCGATGATCTCGAAGGCGCAGGTGATGGCGCTCGCCGCCGGTGACAGCTGGCTGGGCAAGGGCGCCAATTTGCTGTTGTTCGGCCCGCCCGGCGGCGGAAAGAGCCACTTGGCGGCAGCGATTGGCCTGGCCCTCATCGAGAACGGATGGCGCGTCCTCTTCACCCGGACCACCGATCTCGTGCAGAAGCTCCAGCTAGCGCGACGCGAGCTTAACCTCGAGGCGGCCATCAATCGTCTCGATCGCTTCGATCTCCTGATTCTTGATGATCTCGCTTACGTCACCAAGGATCAGGCCGAGACCAGCGTGCTGTTCGAGCTCATCAGTGCACGCTACGAGCGCCGCTCGATGCTGATCACCGCCAATCAGCCATTCGGCGAATGGAACAGGGTCTTCCCGGATCCCGCCATGACCCTCGCCGCTATCGATCGCCTCGTTCACCACGCCACCATCGTCGAGATGAACGTCGAGAGCTATCGCAGACGGACCGCCCTCGAACGAAAACGCGGTCCAGGACGGCCGCCATCGCACGCGACACCTAAAACCGTGGCTGATTGA